The Anaerohalosphaeraceae bacterium genomic interval TTGCCTGGGCCAGCATCGCCACACCGGCTTGCGCCAGCACCTGGTTGCGGGTCAGAGCCGCCATTTCCGTGGCCACATCCACATCGGAGATTCGGGATTCGGCTGCCATCAGATTTTCCGCCTGGATGTTGAGCACCTCATTGGTGCTTTCCAGACGGTTCATCATATATCCGAAGCTGGCTCGTGCACTGTCTTTGATTTCAATAGCGGCGGTTACTATCGCCAAAGCGGCCTGGGCGCTGGCTCCTGTGGCGCCGGCGATGGAAACGGCGGAATTGCCGAACAAGGCGGAAGCTCGTACATCGACCGAATTGACATCGATATAGGAATTTTCTCCAAAATGAATCCGGATTGCCGCCGAATCATTCAGCATATTGATGCTGTTGAAGTTGGTGGTGTTGGCAATTCGGTCAATTTCCGCCATCATCTGCTGAAACTCATTGTTCATAATATTCCGCTGCTGGGCGGAATAGGAACCGGTGGCGGCCTGCTCGGCCAGCTCTTTCATCCGGATAAGAACGGCATCGATGGACCCCATGGCTCCTTCCATTGTC includes:
- a CDS encoding flagellin, producing the protein MLAIKNNLMAEGAARHLGRSYDALARSVERLSSGLRINSAKDDAAGLAVRELMRADIAVIKQGSRNAMDAISMLQTMEGAMGSIDAVLIRMKELAEQAATGSYSAQQRNIMNNEFQQMMAEIDRIANTTNFNSINMLNDSAAIRIHFGENSYIDVNSVDVRASALFGNSAVSIAGATGASAQAALAIVTAAIEIKDSARASFGYMMNRLESTNEVLNIQAENLMAAESRISDVDVATEMAALTRNQVLAQAGVAMLAQANTMPQMALTLLRG